A window from Salvia miltiorrhiza cultivar Shanhuang (shh) chromosome 2, IMPLAD_Smil_shh, whole genome shotgun sequence encodes these proteins:
- the LOC131007776 gene encoding probable galacturonosyltransferase 12, with protein MQLHISPSLRHITVLPAKGFREFCKVKIGSRRLSYRMVFYSLLFLTFLLRFVFVLTAVDAIDGENKCSSIGCLGKRLGPRILGRRYEQDVPEVIYQVLEEDTNPEEKERGPETLEEFVAEMKSEVADAKTFAMKLKSMVRFLEERSRSAKIQEYLYRHVASSSIPKQLHCLTLRLANEHSTNANARLQLPSPELVPSLVDNSLFHSVLASDNVLAASVVASSLVHNSLQPEKVVLHIITDRKTYAPMQAWFSLHPLAPAIIEVKALHHFDWFTKGKVPVLEAMEKDQKVRAHFRGGSSAIVAINTDRPKVIAAKLQALSPKYNSLMNHIRINLPEMFPSLNKVVFLDDDIVVQTDLSPLWDIDMNGKVNGAVETCRGEDKYVMSKRLKSYLNFSHPLIATNFDPNECAWAYGMNIFDLEQWRKTNISQTYYYWIEENLKSDLSLWQLGTLPPGLIAFRGHVHAINPFWHMLGLGYQDNTTIADAEAAGVVHFNGRAKPWLDIAFPELRPLWTKYLDFSDRFLKSCHIRAS; from the exons ATGCAGCTGCACATATCGCCGAGCTTGAGGCACATCACGGTGCTGCCTGCAAAAGGTTTTAGGGAGTTTTGCAAAGTGAAGATTGGATCAAGAAGGCTGTCGTATCGCATGGTTTTCTACTCCCTTTTGTTCCTCACCTTTCTTCTTCGTTTCGTCTTCGTGCTCACCGCCGTTGATGCCATTGATGGAGAGAATAAATGCTCCTCCATAG GTTGTTTAGGGAAAAGGTTGGGACCAAGAATACTCGGAAGAAGATATGAACAAGAT GTGCCTGAAGTGATATACCAAGTGCTAGAAGAAGACACAAATCcagaagagaaagagagaggccCAGAAACATTGGAAGAATTTGTTGCAGAAATGAAGAGTGAAGTTGCAGATGCCAAGACCTTTGCCATGAAGCTCAAATCCATGGTAAGATTCCTTGAAGAAAGGAGTAGAAGTGCTAAGATTCAGGAGTACCTCTACCGTCATGTGGCCTCCAGCAGCATCCCAAAACAGCTGCACTGCCTCACTCTCCGGCTGGCCAACGAGCACTCGACCAACGCCAACGCCAGGCTGCAGCTGCCCTCACCGGAGCTCGTCCCATCACTCGTGGACAACTCCCTGTTCCACTCTGTCCTCGCCTCAGACAACGTCCTGGCTGCCTCCGTGGTTGCATCATCGCTGGTGCACAACTCGTTGCAACCTGAGAAGGTGGTCCTCCACATCATCACGGACAGGAAGACGTACGCCCCAATGCAGGCGTGGTTCTCGCTGCACCCCCTAGCCCCGGCCATCATCGAGGTCAAGGCACTCCACCACTTCGACTGGTTCACAAAGGGGAAGGTCCCCGTGTTGGAGGCCATGGAGAAGGATCAGAAGGTGCGCGCCCACTTCAGGGGCGGATCATCGGCCATCGTGGCCATCAACACCGACAGACCTAAAGTCATCGCAGCCAAACTGCAGGCCCTCAGCCCCAAATACAACTCACTCATGAACCACATTCGCATAAACTTGCCAGAG ATGTTTCCTAGTCTGAACAAAGTGGTGTTCCTAGACGACGACATTGTGGTTCAGACGGACCTATCGCCTCTGTGGGACATCGACATGAACGGGAAGGTGAATGGAGCAGTGGAGACATGTAGAGGGGAAGACAAATATGTGATGTCAAAGAGATTAAAAAGCTATCTCAACTTCTCTCACCCTCTCATTGCAACCAACTTTGATCCTAATGAATGTGCATGGGCTTATGGCATGAACATTTTCGATCTAGAGCAATGGAGGAAAACAAACATCAGCCAAACATATTACTACTGGATTGAAGAG AATCTCAAATCAGACCTAAGTCTATGGCAGCTTGGGACGTTACCTCCCGGGCTGATAGCTTTCCGCGGCCATGTCCACGCCATCAATCCGTTTTGGCACATGCTCGGATTAGGGTACCAAGACAACACCACCATTGCTGATGCTGAAGCAGCTGGTGTCGTCCACTTCAATGGCCGGGCAAAGCCATGGCTCGACATAGCATTCCCAGAGCTGCGGCCTCTGTGGACCAAGTACCTCGACTTCTCTGATAGATTCTTAAAGAGCTGCCACATAAGAGCATCTTAG
- the LOC131007779 gene encoding transcription factor ILR3 — protein sequence MVSPENTNWLYDYGFEDITVPDANFAAPNSGFSWPVQALTGSTNASVEIDGSFGESDSQKETGSKKRARTETCAISSSKACREKQRRDRLNDKFMELGALLEPGRPPKTDKAAILVDAVRMVTQLRSEAQKLKDSNSNLQEKIKELKTEKNELRDEKQRLKAEKEKLEQQLKTMSAPQPGFLPATPNIPAAFAAQSQAGGNKLVPIISYPGVAMWQFMPPAAVDTSQDHVLRPPVA from the exons ATGGTTTCGCCTGAGAACACGAATTGGCTCTACGATTATGGCTTCGAGGATATCACTGTTCCAGATGCCAATTTCGCGGCTCCCAATTCCGGCTTTTCTTGGCCTGTTCAAGCCCTGACTGGCTCGACCAATGCCAG TGTCGAAATTGATGGATCATTTGGAGAATCTGATTCGCAGAAGGAAACTGGGTCCAAAAAAAG AGCTAGAACTGAGACATGTGCTATATCAAGCTCTAAAGCATGCAGGGAGAAACAACGAAGGGACAGGCTAAATGACAA GTTCATGGAATTAGGTGCTCTTCTCGAGCCTGGGAGGCCTCCTAAAACTGATAAAGCTGCAATCTTAGTTGATGCTGTCCGAATGGTAACTCAGTTAAGAAGTGAAGCTCAGAAGCTGAAAGACTCAAATTCGAATCTGCAGGAGAAGATCAAGGAGCTCAAA ACCGAGAAGAACGAGCTTCGTGATGAAAAGCAAAGGTTAAAGGCGGAGAAGGAGAAGCTGGAGCAGCAGCTGAAGACAATGAGTGCTCCCCAACCTGGTTTTTTACCAGCTACCCCAAACATCCCAGCTGCATTTGCCGCCCAAAGTCAAGCTGGCGGCAACAAGTTGGTGCCAATCATCAGCTACCCTGGTGTCGCTATGTGGCAGTTCATGCCACCAGCAGCCGTTGATACGTCTCAGGATCATGTGCTTCGCCCACCGGTTGCCTAA
- the LOC131007777 gene encoding uncharacterized protein LOC131007777 has translation MASKLQIHVRTIKKSTLNYNFQQTTTSSSSLSFTKHLSQLHLLISYTHEKKPQHESILSPKCSLSSPKPPATKEEAILQAKTSLSSTLERPLNNPKLAGKMKKIKQPRLRVEIPVVDDSPASLSQLALQVFADMPIRRKGPQIKILLLWPSHGLMQAATEAFASLSSGIHVQSIAMSSVLEEDVRILTSADVAVFFAPEASQLAVMKTVSDSLSPRPVVMFNPKWSFDEESEMGEMSGFLGSFEVVYSFMGLEVRGILSKRKGVIFKCVRDGVLSGERWNVLVEEEKNEGEMRVVSSFKSRPSIVQVESVLYNLMAINSPVTKSAKFLKDLVENVTGKK, from the coding sequence ATGGCTTCCAAACTCCAAATCCATGTCCGAACCATCAAGAAATCAACTCTCAACTACAACTTCCAACAAACAACTACTTCCTCTTCATCACTTTCATTCACTAAACATCTTTCTCAACTCCACCTACTAATCTCTTACACACACGAGAAAAAACCTCAGCACGAATCAATTCTCTCTCCAAAAtgctctctctcatctcccaaGCCACCAGCcaccaaagaggaagccattctCCAGGCCAAaacctctctctcatccacctTAGAGAGGCCCCTCAACAATCCCAAACTCGCTGGAAAGATGAAGAAGATCAAGCAGCCCAGACTCCGCGTTGAGATTCCGGTGGTCGACGACTCGCCGGCGTCGCTCTCTCAGCTGGCCCTCCAAGTATTTGCAGATATGCCAATCAGAAGAAAAGGCCCACAAATCAAGATTCTTCTTTTATGGCCTAGCCATGGCCTAATGCAGGCTGCCACTGAGGCATTCGCTTCTCTCTCTTCAGGCATCCATGTACAGAGCATTGCCATGTCATCAGTTCTTGAGGAGGATGTCAGGATTCTGACTTCTGCTGACGTGGCGGTGTTCTTCGCTCCCGAGGCGTCTCAGCTGGCGGTTATGAAGACAGTTAGTGACAGTTTGAGTCCTAGGCCGGTGGTGATGTTCAATCCCAAGTGGAGTTTTGATGAGGAGTCTGAAATGGGAGAGATGAGTGGGTTTTTGGGATCGTTCGAGGTGGTCTATTCTTTCATGGGATTGGAGGTTAGAGGGATATTGAGTAAGCGGAAAGGTGTCATCTTTAAGTGTGTGAGAGATGGGGTTTTGAGTGGTGAGAGATGGAATGTTTTGGTTgaggaagaaaaaaatgaagggGAGATGAGAGTCGTTTCCAGCTTCAAATCGAGGCCGTCCATCGTGCAAGTCGAGAGCGTGCTGTACAATCTCATGGCTATCAATTCACCAGTCACCAAATCTGCCAAGTTCTTGAAAGATTTGGTTGAGAATGTGACTGGGAAGAAGTAG